AAATTTTAAGACATGCTAAACGTTTAGTACGTGTTAGCTTGCCGATTGTAATGGATAATGGAAGCATCCGAGTTTTTGAAGGTTACCGCGTACAATACAATGATGCTCGTGGACCATTTAAAGGTGGCCTTCGTTATCATCCTGAAGTTGATGAAGATGAAGTCACTTCACTTGCCTTTTGGATGGCAATAAAATGCGCTGTGGCTGACATTCCTATGGGCGGTGGTAAAGGTGGAATTATTGTAAATCCAAAAGAGTTATCTAAAACTGAATTAGAAAAATTAACTCGTGCTTTAGCTCGCGCTTTAGCGCCAGTTGTTGGTCCGCTCGTTGATGTTCCAGCGCCAGATGTTTACACCACACCAGAAATGATGAGTTGGTTTAAAGATGAATATTCTAAAATTGTTGGCGTAGACAGTCCAGCAGTTATTACTGGAAAACCTTTAACAGACGGCGGTTCAAAAGGCCGCGATAAAGCGACTGGATTGGGTGCAGTTTATGCCTTAGAAGCTTACCTAGAAAAGACTGATAAAAAAGAAATTACAGTTGCCGTACAAGGCTTTGGCAATGCTGGTTTACACTTTGCTGAGCTATCTCATCCGGAATGGAAAATTGTCGCTGTGTCTGATTCTAAAAGCGCAATCTATAACGAAGCTGGCTTAAATATCGCTGACTTAATCAAGCACAAAGAAGAAACAAAATCAGTGGTTGACTTCCCTGGATCTAAAAACGTTACCAATGAAGAATTATTAGCCTTGGATGTTGATGTACTTGTTCC
Above is a window of Candidatus Falkowbacteria bacterium DNA encoding:
- a CDS encoding Glu/Leu/Phe/Val dehydrogenase — translated: MQDNLKQLEAAYEIIKNNKLIEIDEKKNDIEILRHAKRLVRVSLPIVMDNGSIRVFEGYRVQYNDARGPFKGGLRYHPEVDEDEVTSLAFWMAIKCAVADIPMGGGKGGIIVNPKELSKTELEKLTRALARALAPVVGPLVDVPAPDVYTTPEMMSWFKDEYSKIVGVDSPAVITGKPLTDGGSKGRDKATGLGAVYALEAYLEKTDKKEITVAVQGFGNAGLHFAELSHPEWKIVAVSDSKSAIYNEAGLNIADLIKHKEETKSVVDFPGSKNVTNEELLALDVDVLVPAALNSVITEKNWENIKAKTIVEIANGPIALPESKKLADKGIVIIPDVLANSGGVVVSYFEWRQNLDKESWETDDVNAKLKDKIRSAFAAIWDAKEKHNLDLRTAAYVLAVARILEAEQKRN